tcagggcattgttggcatataagAACATATATAATGATTCTGGAAGTGCACAAGGATGTACCTTTGGTCTTGTAACTaactaccatcactggacctaaccatgatCAAAGATACAttctgtttttattgcaattttttttccttttggtgctCTGTACTTATgtatgtcagtctgcattggaaatgcagggatctaggggttgtagtggaccacaagctaaatatgagtcaacagtgtgatgctgttgcgaaaaaggcaaacgtgattctaggatgcattaacaggtgtgttgtgaacaagacacgagaagtcattctcccgctctactctgcgctggttaggcctcagctggagtattgtgtccatttctgggcaccgcagttcaggaaggatgtggagaaattggagagggtccagaggagagcaacgagaatgatcaaaggtgtagagaacatgacctatgaagaaaggctgaaagaattgggcttgtttagtttggaaaagagaagattgaggggtgacatgatggcagttttcaggtatctaaaagggagtcataaggcagagggagggaacttgttcttccttgcctctgaggatacaacaagaggcaaaggactgaaattgcagcaggggaggttcaggttggacattaggaaaaagttcctaactgtcagggtgatcaaacactggaacgaattgccaagggaggtggtagaatctccatcactggagctatttaagaagaggttagacagatggctttcagggatggtctagaaagtgcttgttcctgccatgagggcagggggctggactcgatggcctctcgaggtcccttccagtcctactcttctatgattctatgactcttctatgagtctatgaaatatACCTGAAGAAGTGgcgctgtcccatgaaagctcatcaccgaataaatcattctgttagtctataaagtgctacatttctgctgtttttttttttttggctaagtagcagtgcagcaagaAAGGACCTGGGGTTAGACTGGAggagagtctggatatgagttaacagggcgcccttgtaaccaagaaggttATTGGTatattgggttgcattaggaggagcatttgcaGCAGACCTAGAAAAATGCTCCTTTATTTGgtatggtgaggccacatctggaatattgtgtccacttctgggctcCTCAGCAGAGAAatgatgtggatacattggagagggtccagtggatgGCAACAAAATgtttgaggggctggagcacatgagaaATTTTGtcttatttattttgcaaaagagaaaaggaaggagggatttgatagcagccttcaacttcatgatGGTGGGTtctcaagaggatggagagaatctgttctcagtagtgacagatggcagaacaaggagcaatgttacagagggggaggtgtagtttggatattaagaaaaactatttccctaggagggtgttgaagcattgggatgtgttacctaggtaggtggtgggatctccatccttagaggtttttaagtcttcccttgactaagtcctggcttggacgatttagttgggggtcatcctgctttaggcagggggcctggactcgatgacctcctgaggtcccttccagccctaggcgtCTACAATTTTATGATTGTAAGCCCAAAATGAGCTCCCTGATTTCCAGGACCAAGCAAAAAGACACACCCACAGCAGCCTCTAGAACTCACCAGTTACTGCTCCGAAACCAATCAGTCACGctgttttattttaagaaaatgcttGCAACATCATGATTCCGTGAAGCCACGCATTTCCTAAGAGCTTTCCTCAGGGCCTCCTTGACTGATCTGTTCCTCAAGCTGTAGACGAGGGGATTGGCCAGGGGCGTCAGGACCGTGTAGAACACAGAGAAGAGTTTGCGTAAGTCTCCCAGGATGGTGGTGTCTGGCAATATGTAGACAATGATCAGGGTTCCATAGAAAATTGTCACCACAATTAGGTGAGAGGAACAGGCGGAAAacaccttctgcctctctctgcGGGAATGGATTCTCAGGATGGTGATCAAGATGTGAACATAGGACATCAGCGTTAACATAAAAGGGGGCAGTGAAAATATGACAGCCAAAGAGAAAGCCGTAAGTTTCATGAAATTAGCGTCACTGCAGGAAAGTTTGATTATGGGGGTGAAATCACAAAAGAAGTGGTCAATTTCACTGGGACCACAAAAAGTTAATCGcgacataaaaaatattgttatgGAGTTAGCCAAAAATCCACTTAGCCACGATCCGCCTGCTAGCTGAAGACAGAGCATGCCATTCATATGGGCTCTGTAACGCAGAGGCTTACATATGGCTAAATACCGGTCATAAGACATCACAGAGAGGAGGTAACATTCAGTACCAGCCAAGCAGGCAAAGAAATAAAATTGCATGAAACATCCATTAAATAAAATAGTTCTATCcccagtcaggagactggccagcaacCTGGGAAGGATGGTAGAGCTGTAGCAGATCTCTAAGCAGGACAAGTTCCCCAGGAAAAAGTACATGGGAGTGTGAAGGTGCTCATCAGCCACGACTAACAGAATGATGAGGATGTTCCCCAGCATGGTTGTAATGTAGATCCccaaaaacagcagaaaaagaAGGGGCTCCAGGTGAGTGACATTCCCAAATCCCAGGAGGATAAACTCTGTGACAGACGTTTGGTTTCCCCAGTCTCCTTCAGGCACAGGATGTATCTAGTTAAACAAACAGGAAAATCTAATGTGAGTGCCATAGTGTTAAACATTAATGTAATGCTATTTCCCGAGTCTGGACTTTTCAATGCATGCCGATAGACATAGACATCCAGAAGTCAAATTGCAAAGCCCCGGTCACAGGAACAAGAAAAATCCAAGGAATGGGGAACCTATCTTAAAATGGAAGTATTACTGGTCTTGGCTTGTTTTTCCCAAGGAATCAAAGTCTGAGTGATTGTATAATTTTTCTCTATAGATCCCAGCAGAAATCGATCTATAGGACATTGATCTATCATATCCTTGATGATGTAATAAATCAATCTCCTAATATGCTCCTGTCAATTCAGGTACTCCAGAAAAACCAGAAGTGTAGTCGTCATTGATGCAAGAGCAGCCCCCATGGACCTTACCACACGGATGCCACTAAATTAGTTATTTCCAcaatttgtgtagctgaagttgaccgACACTACagataagtgtagacaaggcctatcaAGATGTCAGGGGGACAAATAACAGAGGGAGCAAACAACTAATTAAATTATGGGCCCTTGTTGTCACAAGAACAACTGGCCACCAATAAGTTTCGGCTTCGAATTAAACAAAGGTTTAAGTCACGTGAGCAGTGAAATTCTGGAATAGCCTTCCAATCAGGGTAGCAGGGAAAAAAGTTCTGAATTGTTTCAAGATTGAGCTTGATATGGTTATAGAGGGGATGGCACAATGAAACTGCCTTCAATGGCAGATAAACCATAAGTGACAGCTATTAGCAAATATGTCCAGTAGCTGATGATGCGACATTAGATTTGGAGGGCTCTGGGTTACAAGGGAGAACTCTCTCCCAGGTGTCTGATTTTTGGGTCGTGCCTACATTCTCAGGATCTATCTGATTGCCATATTTGGGTGTCAGGACCATTGCCTTCCTCTGCCACAGGGGGCAAGCATCATTTGCAGGTATGAAATAgaataaatggtgaattctctgtgaTGTGATGTCCTAGTCGAGGAGTTGTTGTCAAGAATCATGTTGAGGTGGTGGCTGCACAGATACAAGAGCATGTCAGACACAGG
The window above is part of the Carettochelys insculpta isolate YL-2023 chromosome 32, ASM3395843v1, whole genome shotgun sequence genome. Proteins encoded here:
- the LOC142004855 gene encoding olfactory receptor 5B21-like, producing the protein MVLTPKYGNQIDPENIHPVPEGDWGNQTSVTEFILLGFGNVTHLEPLLFLLFLGIYITTMLGNILIILLVVADEHLHTPMYFFLGNLSCLEICYSSTILPRLLASLLTGDRTILFNGCFMQFYFFACLAGTECYLLSVMSYDRYLAICKPLRYRAHMNGMLCLQLAGGSWLSGFLANSITIFFMSRLTFCGPSEIDHFFCDFTPIIKLSCSDANFMKLTAFSLAVIFSLPPFMLTLMSYVHILITILRIHSRRERQKVFSACSSHLIVVTIFYGTLIIVYILPDTTILGDLRKLFSVFYTVLTPLANPLVYSLRNRSVKEALRKALRKCVASRNHDVASIFLK